AGGCGCGCGACGGCGCGGAGGCCGTCGGCGCGGTGGCCCGGCTCGCGCCGCACGTCGTGCTGATGGACGTCCGCATGCCCGGAGTCGACGGCCTGACCGCCGCCGCCCGTGTCCTCGCCGCCCCGGACGCGCCCCGGCTCGTCATGCTGACGACGTTCGACCTGGACGAGTACGTGCACGAGGCGCTGCGGCTGGGCGCCGTCGGCTTCCTGCTGAAGGACACCCCGCCACGCGACCTCATCGCCGCCGTGCGGACGGTGGCGGCGGGCCAGGCGATGCTCTCGCCGTCCGTCACCAAGAGGCTGATCAGCGCGTTCGTGGACCGGGCGCCGTCGCGCGCGGACCAGGCCCGCGCCCGGCTGGCCGCGCTGACCGGCCGGGAGGAGGACGTGATCAGGGCCGTGGCCCGCGGCCTGTCCAACGCCGAGATCGCCCGCGAGCTGCGCCTGTCGGAGGCGACCGTGAAGGCGCACCTCAGCCGCGTGCTGGCCAAGCTGGGCCTGGCCAACCGGGTCCAGGCCGCGATCCTGGTCCACGACGCCGACCTGTGACCGGGGGGCAGACCTGTGACCGGGGGATAGGCTCGGCTCACGTGAGCACCGAGTGGGAGCGGCTGGCCGTACGGCTGCGCGAGTTCGTCCGGGTCAGAGACTGGGAGCAGTTCCACACGCCGAAGAACCTGGCGATGGCCCTCGCCGGTGAGGTCGGCGAGCTGGTGGCCGAGCTGCAGTGGCTCACCCCGGAGGAGTCCCGCGACCTCGACCCCGCGACCCTGGCCAGGGTGCGGGCCGAGCTGGGCGACGTGGCCGGCTATCTGGTGCGGCTCGCCGACGTGCTCGGGGTGGACCTGGTGGAGGCGGCACACGCCAAGCTAGACGAGAGCGAGCGCCGCTACGACCCGGACCTCTACCGGGGGTCGGCCAGGAAGGCGCCGCCGCTCGCCCCCTGATGCGCCCCCGCGCGGCGCCGCCCGCGCCGGGCGGCCAGCAGCATGGCGCACGGGACGAGCACGGTGACGAACGGCGACGGCTCGAAGCAGACCGCGCCGACGAGG
The Nonomuraea muscovyensis genome window above contains:
- a CDS encoding response regulator, translated to MIRVLVVDDEALVRSGLRMILETAGDIVVAGEARDGAEAVGAVARLAPHVVLMDVRMPGVDGLTAAARVLAAPDAPRLVMLTTFDLDEYVHEALRLGAVGFLLKDTPPRDLIAAVRTVAAGQAMLSPSVTKRLISAFVDRAPSRADQARARLAALTGREEDVIRAVARGLSNAEIARELRLSEATVKAHLSRVLAKLGLANRVQAAILVHDADL
- a CDS encoding nucleotide pyrophosphohydrolase, which translates into the protein MSTEWERLAVRLREFVRVRDWEQFHTPKNLAMALAGEVGELVAELQWLTPEESRDLDPATLARVRAELGDVAGYLVRLADVLGVDLVEAAHAKLDESERRYDPDLYRGSARKAPPLAP